A section of the Corvus moneduloides isolate bCorMon1 chromosome 29, bCorMon1.pri, whole genome shotgun sequence genome encodes:
- the ZBTB7B gene encoding zinc finger and BTB domain-containing protein 7B isoform X3 produces the protein MASPEDDLIGIPFPEHSSELLSCLNEQRQLGLLCDVTIKTQGLEYRTHRAVLAASSRYFKKLFAGPGPGQEVCELDFVGPEALGALLEFAYTATLTISSANMGEVLRAARLLEIPCVIAACVEILQGSGLEAPGPDDGDCERARRYLEAFSALPEGEVPAPPPPRPTARRSKKTRKFLQARGARLNNHAEEPPTEAEGSGSPLPPPQLPSPPLPEGLPLPYDSFELPEEEELPPHPFPFPYQPPLSPDEAASDDDAIDPDLMAYLSSLHHESLAPGLDSPDKLVRKRRSQMPQECPVCHKVIHGAGKLPRHMRTHTGEKPFACQICGVRFTRNDKLKIHMRKHTGERPYSCQHCSARFLHSYDLKNHMHLHTGARPYECYLCHKAFAKDDHLQRHLKGQNCLEVRTRRRRRDEPPPPPAGTPGLDLSNGRLEGLRLSIARYWPPGQPEEEEEEPEGEEGPQPDGAVPVETA, from the exons ATGGCCAGCCCAGAGGACGACCTAATCGGCATCCCCttccctgagcacagcagcGAGCTGCTAAGCTGCCTGAACGAGCAAcggcagctggggctgctctgcgACGTCACCATCAAGACACAGGGGCTGGAGTACCGCACCCACCGTGCTGTCCTGGCTGCCTCCAGCCGCTATTTCAAGAAGCTCTTTGCAGGGCcggggccagggcaggaggtCTGTGAGCTGGACTTTGTGGGGCCAGAGGCACTGGGTGCGCTGCTGGAGTTTGCTTACACAGCCACGCTGACCATCAGCAGCGCCAACATGGGCGAGGTGCTGCGTGCTGCCCGGCTCCTGGAGATCCCCTGTGTCATTGCTGCCTGTGTGGAGATCCTGCAGGGCAGTGGGCTGGAGGCACCTGGCCCTGATGATGGCGACTGCGAACGTGCCCGCCGCTACCTGGAGGCTTTCTCCGCCCTCCCCGAGGGTGAGGTGCCTGCCCCACCACCCCCCCGCCCCACCGCCCGCCGCAGCAAGAAGACCCGCAAGTTCCTGCAAGCCCGTGGTGCCCGGCTCAACAACCATGCCGAGGAGCCACCCACCGAGGCTGAGGGCTCTGGCAGCCCCCTGCCGCCCCCACAACTGCCCTCACCACCTCTGCCTgaggggctgcccctgccctaTGACAGCTTTGAGCTgcctgaggaggaggagctgcccccacaccccttccccttcccctacCAGCCCCCCTTATCCCCTGATGAGGCCGCTTCTGACGATGACGCCATCGACCCCGACCTGATGGCATATCTGAGCTCGCTGCACCATGAGTCGCTGGCGCCTGGGCTCGATAGCCCTGACAAGCTGGTGCGCAAGCGCCGCTCACAGATGCCCCAGGAGTGCCCTGTCTGCCACAAGGTCATCCATGGTGCCGGCAAGCTGCCTCGCCACATGCGCACGCACACGGGCGAGAAGCCCTTTGCCTGCCAGATCTGTGGAGTCCGATTCACACG GAATGACAAACTGAAGATCCATATGCGGAAGCACACAGGTGAGCGGCCCTactcctgccagcactgcagtgccCGCTTCCTGCACAGCTATGACCTGAAGAACCACATGCACCTGCACACAGGCGCCCGGCCCTACGAGTGCTACCTCTGCCACAAGGCCTTCGCCAAGGACGACCACCTCCAGCGGCACCTCAAGGGCCAGAACTGCCTGGAGGTGCGgacccgccgccgccgccgcgatGAGCCGCCTCCACCACCCGCTGGGACCCCTGGCCTCGACCTCTCCAATGGGCGGCTGGAGGGGCTGCGCCTCTCCATTGCCCGCTACTGGCCTCCAGGGCAGcccgaggaggaggaagaggagccaGAGGGTGAGGAAGGGCCGCAGCCAGATGGCGCCGTGCCGGTGGAGACGGCATAG
- the ZBTB7B gene encoding zinc finger and BTB domain-containing protein 7B isoform X1: MYMEGSLCPGFVTAMLQLQCFFQVLSPRLFLYQSGSILSFLQVRTMASPEDDLIGIPFPEHSSELLSCLNEQRQLGLLCDVTIKTQGLEYRTHRAVLAASSRYFKKLFAGPGPGQEVCELDFVGPEALGALLEFAYTATLTISSANMGEVLRAARLLEIPCVIAACVEILQGSGLEAPGPDDGDCERARRYLEAFSALPEGEVPAPPPPRPTARRSKKTRKFLQARGARLNNHAEEPPTEAEGSGSPLPPPQLPSPPLPEGLPLPYDSFELPEEEELPPHPFPFPYQPPLSPDEAASDDDAIDPDLMAYLSSLHHESLAPGLDSPDKLVRKRRSQMPQECPVCHKVIHGAGKLPRHMRTHTGEKPFACQICGVRFTRNDKLKIHMRKHTGERPYSCQHCSARFLHSYDLKNHMHLHTGARPYECYLCHKAFAKDDHLQRHLKGQNCLEVRTRRRRRDEPPPPPAGTPGLDLSNGRLEGLRLSIARYWPPGQPEEEEEEPEGEEGPQPDGAVPVETA, encoded by the exons ATGTATATGGAGGGTTCCTTGTGCCCTGGCTTTGTGACAGCGATGCTCCAGCTGCAGTGTTTCTTCCAAGTGCTCTCTCCCAGGTTGTTCCTGTATCAGTCAGGCAGCATCCTATCCTTCCTGCAGGTGAGGACGATGGCCAGCCCAGAGGACGACCTAATCGGCATCCCCttccctgagcacagcagcGAGCTGCTAAGCTGCCTGAACGAGCAAcggcagctggggctgctctgcgACGTCACCATCAAGACACAGGGGCTGGAGTACCGCACCCACCGTGCTGTCCTGGCTGCCTCCAGCCGCTATTTCAAGAAGCTCTTTGCAGGGCcggggccagggcaggaggtCTGTGAGCTGGACTTTGTGGGGCCAGAGGCACTGGGTGCGCTGCTGGAGTTTGCTTACACAGCCACGCTGACCATCAGCAGCGCCAACATGGGCGAGGTGCTGCGTGCTGCCCGGCTCCTGGAGATCCCCTGTGTCATTGCTGCCTGTGTGGAGATCCTGCAGGGCAGTGGGCTGGAGGCACCTGGCCCTGATGATGGCGACTGCGAACGTGCCCGCCGCTACCTGGAGGCTTTCTCCGCCCTCCCCGAGGGTGAGGTGCCTGCCCCACCACCCCCCCGCCCCACCGCCCGCCGCAGCAAGAAGACCCGCAAGTTCCTGCAAGCCCGTGGTGCCCGGCTCAACAACCATGCCGAGGAGCCACCCACCGAGGCTGAGGGCTCTGGCAGCCCCCTGCCGCCCCCACAACTGCCCTCACCACCTCTGCCTgaggggctgcccctgccctaTGACAGCTTTGAGCTgcctgaggaggaggagctgcccccacaccccttccccttcccctacCAGCCCCCCTTATCCCCTGATGAGGCCGCTTCTGACGATGACGCCATCGACCCCGACCTGATGGCATATCTGAGCTCGCTGCACCATGAGTCGCTGGCGCCTGGGCTCGATAGCCCTGACAAGCTGGTGCGCAAGCGCCGCTCACAGATGCCCCAGGAGTGCCCTGTCTGCCACAAGGTCATCCATGGTGCCGGCAAGCTGCCTCGCCACATGCGCACGCACACGGGCGAGAAGCCCTTTGCCTGCCAGATCTGTGGAGTCCGATTCACACG GAATGACAAACTGAAGATCCATATGCGGAAGCACACAGGTGAGCGGCCCTactcctgccagcactgcagtgccCGCTTCCTGCACAGCTATGACCTGAAGAACCACATGCACCTGCACACAGGCGCCCGGCCCTACGAGTGCTACCTCTGCCACAAGGCCTTCGCCAAGGACGACCACCTCCAGCGGCACCTCAAGGGCCAGAACTGCCTGGAGGTGCGgacccgccgccgccgccgcgatGAGCCGCCTCCACCACCCGCTGGGACCCCTGGCCTCGACCTCTCCAATGGGCGGCTGGAGGGGCTGCGCCTCTCCATTGCCCGCTACTGGCCTCCAGGGCAGcccgaggaggaggaagaggagccaGAGGGTGAGGAAGGGCCGCAGCCAGATGGCGCCGTGCCGGTGGAGACGGCATAG
- the ZBTB7B gene encoding zinc finger and BTB domain-containing protein 7B isoform X2: protein MQVRTMASPEDDLIGIPFPEHSSELLSCLNEQRQLGLLCDVTIKTQGLEYRTHRAVLAASSRYFKKLFAGPGPGQEVCELDFVGPEALGALLEFAYTATLTISSANMGEVLRAARLLEIPCVIAACVEILQGSGLEAPGPDDGDCERARRYLEAFSALPEGEVPAPPPPRPTARRSKKTRKFLQARGARLNNHAEEPPTEAEGSGSPLPPPQLPSPPLPEGLPLPYDSFELPEEEELPPHPFPFPYQPPLSPDEAASDDDAIDPDLMAYLSSLHHESLAPGLDSPDKLVRKRRSQMPQECPVCHKVIHGAGKLPRHMRTHTGEKPFACQICGVRFTRNDKLKIHMRKHTGERPYSCQHCSARFLHSYDLKNHMHLHTGARPYECYLCHKAFAKDDHLQRHLKGQNCLEVRTRRRRRDEPPPPPAGTPGLDLSNGRLEGLRLSIARYWPPGQPEEEEEEPEGEEGPQPDGAVPVETA, encoded by the exons GTGAGGACGATGGCCAGCCCAGAGGACGACCTAATCGGCATCCCCttccctgagcacagcagcGAGCTGCTAAGCTGCCTGAACGAGCAAcggcagctggggctgctctgcgACGTCACCATCAAGACACAGGGGCTGGAGTACCGCACCCACCGTGCTGTCCTGGCTGCCTCCAGCCGCTATTTCAAGAAGCTCTTTGCAGGGCcggggccagggcaggaggtCTGTGAGCTGGACTTTGTGGGGCCAGAGGCACTGGGTGCGCTGCTGGAGTTTGCTTACACAGCCACGCTGACCATCAGCAGCGCCAACATGGGCGAGGTGCTGCGTGCTGCCCGGCTCCTGGAGATCCCCTGTGTCATTGCTGCCTGTGTGGAGATCCTGCAGGGCAGTGGGCTGGAGGCACCTGGCCCTGATGATGGCGACTGCGAACGTGCCCGCCGCTACCTGGAGGCTTTCTCCGCCCTCCCCGAGGGTGAGGTGCCTGCCCCACCACCCCCCCGCCCCACCGCCCGCCGCAGCAAGAAGACCCGCAAGTTCCTGCAAGCCCGTGGTGCCCGGCTCAACAACCATGCCGAGGAGCCACCCACCGAGGCTGAGGGCTCTGGCAGCCCCCTGCCGCCCCCACAACTGCCCTCACCACCTCTGCCTgaggggctgcccctgccctaTGACAGCTTTGAGCTgcctgaggaggaggagctgcccccacaccccttccccttcccctacCAGCCCCCCTTATCCCCTGATGAGGCCGCTTCTGACGATGACGCCATCGACCCCGACCTGATGGCATATCTGAGCTCGCTGCACCATGAGTCGCTGGCGCCTGGGCTCGATAGCCCTGACAAGCTGGTGCGCAAGCGCCGCTCACAGATGCCCCAGGAGTGCCCTGTCTGCCACAAGGTCATCCATGGTGCCGGCAAGCTGCCTCGCCACATGCGCACGCACACGGGCGAGAAGCCCTTTGCCTGCCAGATCTGTGGAGTCCGATTCACACG GAATGACAAACTGAAGATCCATATGCGGAAGCACACAGGTGAGCGGCCCTactcctgccagcactgcagtgccCGCTTCCTGCACAGCTATGACCTGAAGAACCACATGCACCTGCACACAGGCGCCCGGCCCTACGAGTGCTACCTCTGCCACAAGGCCTTCGCCAAGGACGACCACCTCCAGCGGCACCTCAAGGGCCAGAACTGCCTGGAGGTGCGgacccgccgccgccgccgcgatGAGCCGCCTCCACCACCCGCTGGGACCCCTGGCCTCGACCTCTCCAATGGGCGGCTGGAGGGGCTGCGCCTCTCCATTGCCCGCTACTGGCCTCCAGGGCAGcccgaggaggaggaagaggagccaGAGGGTGAGGAAGGGCCGCAGCCAGATGGCGCCGTGCCGGTGGAGACGGCATAG